The following is a genomic window from Rutidosis leptorrhynchoides isolate AG116_Rl617_1_P2 chromosome 8, CSIRO_AGI_Rlap_v1, whole genome shotgun sequence.
TGAACTTATGAAATTTAGAATTAGTAGAGAAGTGTATGAGGTGTGGTCAGTTTACAAATGAAGGGTAGTATTTATAGTGGTAGAATCACCTGTTTGAACGAATCCAAAGTTTGATTTATAAACACATGTTGAATACATAGAATCTCTGCTCAATATTGCTTTATACAGAGAATCTCTGCTCAATATTGCTTTATACAGCTTTATGCAGAGCATCTCTGCTCAATAATGCTTTATGCAGAGCATCTCTGCTCAATATTTCTTTATACAGCTTTATGCAGAGAATCTCTGTTAGGCATCTTTGAACGAATCCAAGATTTAAATTACCAaatataatgaaaataaaaatcacACCATTTATTAAAATTCAAGATTACACAATTTATTAAAATTCAAAATATAACAATTTATTAAACATAATACATAATGAAAATTAAGCGTTTAAACTTCTAAAGTTCGGTGGAAGGGCCCAGATGTGTTCAGTGAGATCATTTCGAAGTTGGTCGTGAATGTTTCTATCTCTTATTTCTTGTTCTCTTACTTCACGACTTCTAGATCGATTCCTTACATAGTTAGGATTAGCTTCATCAGTCCTAAGTAATTCTTCCTCTAGCCATGAAATGTTGAAGCCATTATCCTCGACTATCATGTTGTGCAAGagcacacaacaatacaatatccgCCTCAACTTGTTGACGGTGTGTGATCGTCCAACCATTTGTAAAATATGGAATCTACCTTGAAGAATACCGAATGTTCTTTCGACATCTTTACGTGCACTTTCTTGAAATCTTTTAAATTTTGCATGTGGCTCGTCGGTTGGGGTCGAATATGCCTTCATCAATATTGACCAATCTAGATAAATACCATCCGTTAAATAATAACCATTTATGTATTCATTTTCATTAGCAGTAAATGGAGCAAATGGTGCATTTCCATTCTTAATGTCATCAAACAACGAAGATTGATTTAAAACATTAACATCGTTGTTTGCACCTGCGGCACCGAAGAATGCATGCCAAATCCATGTATCATATGAAGCAACTGCTTCAAAAACTATGGTCGGATGACCTTGATGGTCACTAGTATATTGCCATTTCCAAGCATTTGGACAATTCTTCCACTTCCAATGCATGCAATCAATGCTTCCAAGCATTCCCTTAAACCCATGTTTTTCTTCGTGCGCGCTATACAAACGAGCTATATCGCTACTCGTTGGTTTCCTCAAATATTCATCAACATATAGTTCTAACACACATTTACAAAAGCTATTGAGATAGAGAATTGATGTACCTTCAGCCATTTGTAAATATTCGTCAAACATGTCCGCTGTTGTACCGTAAGCCAATTGACGCATCGCGGATGTACATTTCTGTATCGTAGTAAAACCTTGTCGACCAAGAGCATCATTTTTTTGTTTAAAATATTCAAAATGAAGTGGTAATGGATCGACATCGTAATTGATTATATCATTCACGATACGCTTAAATAATCTACTACTCATTCTAAAACGTCTCTTAAATCTATTTTCAGGATAAACTGGATTATTTGAGAAAtagtgtttgtatagattatcacCTGCAAGTTCACGATCTCTACGAATATAAATTCGAGTTCGTGGAACACGTACATTGTTTGTAGCCTCTTCTGCTGCAGCCTCTTCAGCGTCTAATTCTTCGGCCAATTCTCGTAAAATCAtcaaatcatcttcatcatccgaATCCCATAAATCAAAAAGTTTAAACAAAGCTTTTGCCATTGAATTTTTTGTTAAGTGTATAAAGTGATATATTGATAAAATTGTGTGAATAATTAAAATGGGAAgagtgagatatatatatatatatatatatatatatatatatatatatatatatatatatatatatatatatatatatatatatatatatatatataaagaaaaaaaaaattcctgcAATATTCAAACGGCTATATAGCCGTTACATCCACGTGGCTCACTCCCATTCGATATTCGCGTTTTCTTCTCCGGTGATGGAGTCATTGCGCCGAGCAAAAAATCCCTCCATCACGCCGCACAGGGGCGCGATGGAGGCGGGATCAAGGCAAAAATGGTTCGATCACGTTGCGTTGCAAATGGTCTTATGTATCTCTAAAAAAGGTCCCGCAGCCCCTATTATCATTATACAACCTCGTTCTTTTTCCCACAATCACTAATCTTCCTGACTCTTAAAATCGATTTCccttttaattaaatatatattatactaGGTTTTTGGCCCGTACAATGCACGATTTTTGAAAAATCAACTAAAAGATTAGTTTGATTAACTCAGAAAGAAGTTGCGTTGTTAAATTTAGAGGAGACATCTATAAATAAAAATTAGATGAATATGTAACATATATATCTATGAACAATGATCTTTCATCCCACAATTTCATCCTACTAATCCCTATATTATCATGAGATCACATCTGTCTTCCATTAATTATCTCTCCAATCCATTTTTCTTGAATTTTCATGTGTACTTGTATTATTGAGTAGCATTAATGGTAAGTTGAATTAGTAGGTTGATAAATCATTACTCATGTATATAAAATTTAATTAAatgaataaattaattaaaatgGATAATTTCACAAGTTTTCTCAAAAGCTATTttcatataaagattttttaaaGTTTCAACAATATTTCCAATATCATAATTTAGTTCAACTTAGATAGATATAATCAAAATGCACATGATAATTCAATGTATATGTcactattatgcttaagaaaataCGTATATCACCTAGATGCCGTAAATTTTCAGGATAAAAAAATACTCTAAAAACTCTATATAGAGTAATTTTATTAAATTTACATCTTAATTCGAGTCATGATATTTCAATCTTACTTCTATTTTTTCGTATATTTATACTTTCTTCGTTTGTAAGTTATCAAATGTATACTAATCATATGTAATTCAAGAAGCAGATGATTGATATTCATAACTTATTTTTGTATTAAAATAGATACTTTATTATAAAATGATCAAAATAGATACTTTATTTTACAAATTATCAATATTCATAACTTAGTTTATGTACTAAATTGAAAAATCATAAACTTTCATATCTTCTTCTTTATTAAGTTGCATTATTCTAAACTTAAGTCATAATTAAAATTATATGGTACTTGATCTTAAGTCCGTGCGATAAATAACCGTTTAAAAAATGGATAATGATAAATTCACATGTGTTTTTGATACATCCACTTGTTTAATGCATTAGATATTTGTACTGTACAACTGTTACTACATAATTGAAAGTTAAACTTTTAGTtgaatatttaattttaaactaaaaggtgtaaagtttaataataattcatATTTGTTTTATAGTATATAGTCTTTACATATATTACTACATATCTTATTAAAATAgtgaaacaaaatataaaaaattattaaattatattattggTCTTCATTAGCTAATTAACATAAGAATAGttatatatacgtagtatatattagtattatatatattatttttttaaacctTTCAAATATAATTAAAAACCTTCCAAATATACATAATTAAAAGGTGTTTTGTCtactgatcaaaccaaaatcgtctagtatgaatagatttcgggtttgagtgcttgatttgggaaaataGTAGATCAAATGTTTTAAATAATTGTGCAAatcccgatttggaatctggattccaagggcgtaaaataatcgattgaattaaccttatcCGATCGGAATCTAATAAGCTAATATCTAAGAGTGAGGATTAATTCCGACGATGATCGGAGCACCGGCTGGAATTGGTTTAACGACTGGAGTGGTGTTACCGCAATTGATtttggcagagtaacattaatgcatccagtgttgtccgaatgaaagatcttgtttacgtatttatagatgtctaggagggaatgatgacgtgacacatgtccctttcatggttgtaatgaactttgtcaatcccgagggatgacgtggcacctgtccctttcgtggggaataacagatcctaacgaacttccctagatttGCGGACTGACGTGGCACGCAACTTGATTGCATGCTTACTCCGTCGTTAGGTAATCATTCCAGGATGAAGTGTCTGCTCCGGGACAGTGCACTTACTCCGGGATAGTGTGCTTGTCCCGAGAGAATATCTTCGTGCCGTGATGGAACGCCATGTAGGTCCTGACGGTAGGTTGGTTCcggttaaggcatcacggtgctccCAGTCTAGCTGGGAAGGTTTCGCTTTCCACtttgttccaagtgtttcttcacggttatagtTATGATGGCTGGCTGCACGACACCGGTTATGTGCATGTCATCTGGGTTTTCGGTCTTGCCGTTGGTCCGGCGTGGTAAAGTTTTCGGGATAACACCAGACGGATGTTGGGAAAAGAAGTCCGTATCCCGGTACGCGCAGTACCGGGTAAGATTTTTGCCGGGATACTTGcctattttgagacggatcattatgcgtatcattatctACTAACTTGAAACGTCATCAATTTTTAAAATAGAGATTAAAGAAGCATGTCACGTAAGATGTTTAAAATCTTGTTATatatgttggtgcataatcccgagttctatgaTGTAATAAGTTCTATTTGTATTATCGTTTACATTTCAGTCGTGTATCAACATTGTCATTGATATTGTGTGTTTGAATTGTTTAAGCAATGACGTAAAATGGTTCAAGctgtttggttggcagctcagaccgACGACtgatggtagagaccatcggtcgagggactatcaccatcggcAGTAGGTCAGAGACCACCAGCCGATGGTCACTGTAACTTTATATATATACGGGTGTTGGGTttcattgttaggttacacacctTACACACCCTAGCCATCGTTTTTCGCTGTTACTATTGTCCCAGACCATACCCCAACCAAATACACTTATCTAGGCGACGATTCTATCAATATTTCATTGGTTAGATTGATACCAAAGTGAAACTAGTATTCGATTCACTCTAGGTTATTGTTTTCCGCCTTTAATCTAGATACAACGTTTAATCTAAGGTCCAAGATCgtttacaaagtggtatcagagctgaggcTTGCTGATATAAATGTTTTTAAGTCGAATTAAGTGTTTTTGTATTAGGATTTTTGGTCTAAACGGGTTTTTTGAGTAAAAGTTGAGATTTTTACGTTTAAATCTTGTGTTTTTGTGTTTATTATTGTTACTGGGTGTTTTTCTGAAGTTTCACCGGCTTTGTTTAAGTCTAGAACGTCAAAATCGATCAAAATTGAAGTTTTTATCGAAAATCCTAGCTTTTTCTGCCCAGAattcgtaagaactaccctcggtcgatcgtctctgaccatcgaccgttcgtccTGACCCTCGACCGTTCGTCATACACAATCGACCGAGCGTCTCTTATTGAACCGGAGGAAGGTCTTTCATAACATAGAATCGTTTGTCTTTACCATCGGCCGTTCGTCTCttgaccatcgaccgatcgtcCCCTATCATCGGCCGATAGTATCTTCCATCGACCGACGGTCATAATTCTTAGATTCAGTTACAAAGTCTACACCATCGGCTGTTAGTCATAGAACTCCGAACGATTGTCATAGACCTCCCACCGATCGTCACAGACCTCCGACCGATTGTCTTGTCCTTCGGCCGATCCTCTTTTGAGATAGaatcttataattatatttaattaatctTAATCAATCTTAATCAGTTAAAATGCCTGACACAAACGAACATGTGATGAATGAATACAGTGCATTAGTtattgcacctggactacaaaaactattactgaatgaaagtgaatctggttcttcgaataaagtacctagacttgacaatcttaagaacttcttggactggaaagttaggtttgttatttacttaaacggtgtcgattctcgactttgggaatgtattgagaatccgtatgtatggccatgcggagtagatggtgaacccaaagaaacttcacagtttagtcccacagagcgtgaagagtacaatcttgagtgtagatgttatgctcagctaacccaagctttgtcaaaggagatttttcagcaatttaagaacCGAAATAAAACATCGTATACTATCTGGTTGGCTCTTCAATCAGCAACAGAAGGTACAACTACTTATCGtgcgactaagggtaaggttttgaaggatgaatggagggtgTTTGCAGCTCTCCCATCAGAATCTCTTGGACAGACTTTGGAGAGATATCGAttattggttgcagagatggcagattatgggattgaggtgcctgatgaaaaggcagtaagggtgttgaaagatggtcttccagaaaagtgggatcatgagatagaaaagattcagaacaggtacagtTCGTCAGGTCGTCCATTGACACTAACAGCTTTTACTtcgaagttgatggagaaggacattcaggatgaagcaaagagaaagagacttggttctgtagctgctgctgcatcaactttagcttcatcttctggtactcatgctccactacagacagcatacatatcagccaatgcttcacaaatgtctgcaccatcgtctcagtctggctactttaatgctaaattacaagctcaaaattcaacaattaagatgattgaagattctccgattcaacagactcagactcagactcagactcagactcctgtgtttcaaactgagaatatcaagaagagatctcgtaaatctattcaggaagatatggcattGGCAGCTATTTTTGTTAACTCATACAATGATATGATTGGTAGacaagtgcttaatagtcatcttgaaaatgaagactataatcagattgatgaggatgagcttgagagaatggatatactctactgtatgggtagcattgtgagacatgctagaaagtacttgaagagaacaggataaagatcgttgagtttaaatcgagattcaaagtttggttttgatatgtcaaaggttaggtgctacaattgtgatgaatatggtcactttaagaaaacttgcacgagaccacccaaacctggttttcatgatccttttcaccagacaaccatctcagttacaccacaacatgtaattgtagagaaagaatcttcgggttctgttcaatctaaggctttgactacaacgtatgcggatgaagtatgtgactggtccatctcggtagatacacagaaagctaacattgtgtttgtaggtaaaagcgaagcagaaattgaagaggaaagaattgttcgaaaaaatgcaggttgtactggtaaggataatccgaattgcacatgctatgtgtgcaaatgtgatgctaggttgaagagagcagaagagcttatgaaattttgcttcaggaagaggattaaagataggttgtatgataagtttcgcaaagctaaggacttatcagatcttgagtttactactgactcgtctgatgaagaagaagggatgagttgtcatgttggtacttggttcagaaaagagctggaacatttgctcaactgtgatcttaagagtggtgatgagaagattgttactgttcagagtccagtttgttcagatcaaggtgagggtaaaggaggttatgaggctgattactcggatagtacgagctcagagtcagaatcagaatcGAATGCAGATTCTCAAgttggaagaaatgactatgcattcatggctaacacatccggtaatgataaggtatgtaatgactcaatctctaattgttctaaatgcattggttatgaacaggaaattgagaggcttgaatgtgttatcactaagcttaatgagatatctgttatATGTGAGATTTGTCCTAAGCTTAGAATTGACCTTAAGAACCTAAGtttggagaatcagactaataaaaagaactatgatgatgcgcttttctaccttaataaacagaaagactatgttgatgtgattaagtctttagaaaatcaggtaggtcacttaaaatcaactgttatagatgatggaaaagtgattactatgtatttgggacaaatagagactcttaaggcagaaatggattcatttaagttgaaatacgagtctgagaaagctaggattgacaattggcagaggatgtcttatgtgaaacagactttgaatcctcctaaacagcagggtttaggttataaCTAGGTTGCCCTGCCACTTTTGGGTGAATATATTAACAAACCGGTTGAGAAAAGTAAGGGTCCAGTTGTAGAACCAGGATATGGTAAGCCTAAGGAAACACCTGTTGAGAGTTCTGGTAAGGTAGCTGAGTCAAAGAAAcctttagatgttgtctatgaaacagagtcagatactgatatcgacactgagaaagacagcaaacctTTTAAGCTTGTCACTAAACCAGTTACCATTCTGAAAAATCTTGCTAATGCTAGTAAAATGACTGAAAGTCAAAAGGCTCAGTCTAAGAGCACTGTGactcccaaacagaataagaagaagaacactcagggagtgtcacctaagtttgtcagtaagggaaggatagacgaaacaggtcctaaggtagaacaaccaccAAC
Proteins encoded in this region:
- the LOC139863847 gene encoding protein ALP1-like is translated as MAKALFKLFDLWDSDDEDDLMILRELAEELDAEEAAAEEATNNVRVPRTRIYIRRDRELAGDNLYKHYFSNNPVYPENRFKRRFRMSSRLFKRIVNDIINYDVDPLPLHFEYFKQKNDALGRQGFTTIQKCTSAMRQLAYGTTADMFDEYLQMAEGTSILYLNSFCKCVLELYVDEYLRKPTSSDIARLYSAHEEKHGFKGMLGSIDCMHWKWKNCPNAWKWQYTSDHQGHPTIVFEAVASYDTWIWHAFFGAAGANNDVNVLNQSSLFDDIKNGNAPFAPFTANENEYINGYYLTDGIYLDWSILMKAYSTPTDEPHAKFKRFQESARKDVERTFGILQGRFHILQMVGRSHTVNKLRRILYCCVLLHNMIVEDNGFNISWLEEELLRTDEANPNYVRNRSRSREVREQEIRDRNIHDQLRNDLTEHIWALPPNFRSLNA